The DNA window ATCATTTGCAGTAGTCTTTTGTCTGACTGCAAATGTATTTGCACAGAATATTCCAATGGATCCTTCCGTGAAAACCGGGACTCTTCCAAATGGAATGAAGTATTATATCAAGAAAAATACTCTTCCCGAAAAGAAAGTGGATTTTCGGTTAGCAATTAACGCCGGATCCATTCTTGAAGATGAAAACCAAAGAGGACTTGCCCATTTCATGGAACACATGAACTTCAATGGGACTAAAAATTTCCCGGATAACAAATTGGTAGACTTCTTACAATCTATAGGAGTGAAATTCGGACAACACCTGAACGCATATACAAGTTTTGATGAAACGGTATATATGTTACCCGTTCCCTTAGATAAACCCGGAAACTTAGATGCTGGTCTTAAAGTGATGGAAGATTGGGCTTTTAATGCCACACTATCTGATGAGCAGATCAACAAAGAGAGGGGTGTGGTTCTTGAGGAACTGAGATTAGGATTAGGACCGGACAAAAGGATGATGGATAAATATCTGCCTAAATTATTGTATAATTCTCAATATGCAAACAGACTACCAATTGGTAAAAAAGAAGTGCTTCAAAATTTCAGTCTGGATGTCATCAGAAAATTTCATCAGGATTGGTACAGACCGGATCTGATGGCGATTGTAGTAGTGGGAGATATTAACGTGGATGAAGTTGAAAAGAAGATAAAAGATAACTTTAGTTCTTATAAAAATCCAACTAAGCCAAGAGAAAGGAAAACCTTTGACTTACCAAACCATAAAGAAACTTTAGTTGCTGTTGAAACAGATCCAGATGCAACAAATTCGATGGTGCAGTTTATCATGAAAGATTCAGAAGCGTATCAACCGGATGTTACAGTTGAACAGTATAATCAAAGTGTTTTAGAGAATGTTACCACTACAATGCTTAATAACAGGCTTAGAGAATTGATCAATTCTAACAATCCTCCTTTTACATTCGGTTCAGTTTATCATGGTGGCACGTACGCCAGAAGTAAAGAAGCTTTTCAGGGGTTTGCTATGGTAAAAGAAGGAAATCAACTGAATGCACTAAAAATTCTATTAGAAGAGGTTGAAAGAGCTAAAAGATTTGGATTTACACAAACCGAATTAGACAGAGCAAAATCACAAGTTATATCGGACATTGAAAGAACATACAACAACCGGGATAAAACGGAAAGCCGCATGTTGGTAGATGAATATGTAAGAAACTTTCTGGAGCAGGAGCCCATGCCTGGAATTGCTTGGGAATATGAAGATACCAAGAAATTTTTACCTACAGTAACACTGGCTCAAACGAATGATGTTATTAAGAAGTTTGTAAAAGATGACAGCAGAGTAGTAATTCTTACAGGACCTAAAAAAGACAATGTCACAATGCCTACAGAGGCAATGGTTCTTACTACTTTTGAAGGAGTAAAAATGGCTGATCTAAAACCATATCAGGAAAAAGCAACAATTAAAGGTTTGGTAAAACCCTTCAAATCTGAAGGAAAAATTGCAAAGACTGAAACAGATGCCAAGTTAGGAACAACAACCTGGACGTTAAGCAATGGCGCGAAAGTTATTTTTAAGAAAACAGATTTCAAAGATGATGAAATCGTGTTTTCGGCAAAAAGCTTAGGTGGAAGTTCTTTAATTCCTGATGCAGAGTTTAATAAAACTCAGTTTGCTTACGCTGCATTAAGCGAAGCCGGAGTGGGTGGATATTCAAAGTCCGATCTTACAAATTATCTTGCAGGAAAACAAGTAAGTGTGAATCCTTCAATAGGGCCAATGACTGAAGGTATTTCAGGAAGAACAACCCGAAAAGATCTGGGAACGGCAATGGAGTTGATTTATGCTTATTTTACCAGTTTAAATTACAACCCGGATGCTTTCAATGCCTATAAAGAAAAACAATCCGCCATGTTGAATAACCTGAATTCTAATCCGCAGTTTTATTTTTCAAATGAGCATGCTAAATTTATCAATCAGAAAAATCCAAGATTTATAGGATTTATTCCAATGGAAAAAGATTGGGCAAATACAGATTATAAGAAAGCTTATGATATCTATAAAGAGAAATTTACCAATGCAGGGAATTTTCAGTTTTATTTTGTAGGAAACATTGACGAAGCTCAATTTAAAAATGAGGTCTTACAATATATTGCAAGTCTTCCTTCAACAGGAAAATCAACTATGTTTAAAGATACAGGATACAGACCTATGACTGGAGACTATACCAAAATTTATAAAAAAGGTAAAGACCCTAAGAGTATGGTAACCATTGCCTATAGTGGTGAAGCCTCGTATAATGAAAAAGAAGCATTAGCTTTAGAAGCATTGGGACAGGTAGTGACCATTAAAGTTATTGAAAAGCTAAGAGAAGATGAAAGTGGAATTTATGGAGGTGGTGCCAGAGGAGGCATGTCTAAAGTACCTTATGGAACTTATAATTTCAGTATCAGTTTTCCATGTGGACCGGAAAATGCTGAAAAGCTTACGAAAAGTGCTTTAGTTGAACTCCAGAAACTAATTGATAAAGGACCTGAGCAAAAAGATCTGGATAAGTATAAAGAAGGGGAATACAATGATAATAAAACCAATATGAGGGATAATGGCTATTGGATGAATTCATTAACGAAAAATCAGTTGGATGGAAGTGATAAATACGAAATCCTGAACTATCAGGAGAAAGTAAAGGCTCTGACAGTGAAAGATGTACAGGATGTTGCTAAAAAATACCTGTCAAAAGGTAGAATTGTGGCGACGCTAATGCCTGAAGACGGTTGGGAAAATGCTAAAAAAGAAGAAACTAAACCAGTAGCTGTTGGAGCTGGGAATTAAATAATAACCATCTATAAAAAATAAAACCGCAGAGCAATCTGCGGTTTTATTTTTTAATTTCCATATTCTTTTTTCCATTCATCAGCAGCGTCACTTAAAACCGCATAGAACTCTTCACCATACTTTCGTATTAAAGGTGTTTTTAAGAATTTGTATACTGGGACATGCAGTTCTTTTCCAAGAGCACATGCATCATCACATACCGACCATTCATGGTAGTTTAAAGCTGTAAAAGAAGAATACTCAGTAACACGAATCGGATACAGGTGACAAGAAATTGGTTTTTGCCAATCAACAGCACCATCTTCATAAGCCTTTTCAATTCCACATTTTGTAATTCCTTTTTCGTCAAAAGTAACATAGGCACATTCACGATCTTCAACCATA is part of the Chryseobacterium paludis genome and encodes:
- a CDS encoding M16 family metallopeptidase translates to MKTILSSFAVVFCLTANVFAQNIPMDPSVKTGTLPNGMKYYIKKNTLPEKKVDFRLAINAGSILEDENQRGLAHFMEHMNFNGTKNFPDNKLVDFLQSIGVKFGQHLNAYTSFDETVYMLPVPLDKPGNLDAGLKVMEDWAFNATLSDEQINKERGVVLEELRLGLGPDKRMMDKYLPKLLYNSQYANRLPIGKKEVLQNFSLDVIRKFHQDWYRPDLMAIVVVGDINVDEVEKKIKDNFSSYKNPTKPRERKTFDLPNHKETLVAVETDPDATNSMVQFIMKDSEAYQPDVTVEQYNQSVLENVTTTMLNNRLRELINSNNPPFTFGSVYHGGTYARSKEAFQGFAMVKEGNQLNALKILLEEVERAKRFGFTQTELDRAKSQVISDIERTYNNRDKTESRMLVDEYVRNFLEQEPMPGIAWEYEDTKKFLPTVTLAQTNDVIKKFVKDDSRVVILTGPKKDNVTMPTEAMVLTTFEGVKMADLKPYQEKATIKGLVKPFKSEGKIAKTETDAKLGTTTWTLSNGAKVIFKKTDFKDDEIVFSAKSLGGSSLIPDAEFNKTQFAYAALSEAGVGGYSKSDLTNYLAGKQVSVNPSIGPMTEGISGRTTRKDLGTAMELIYAYFTSLNYNPDAFNAYKEKQSAMLNNLNSNPQFYFSNEHAKFINQKNPRFIGFIPMEKDWANTDYKKAYDIYKEKFTNAGNFQFYFVGNIDEAQFKNEVLQYIASLPSTGKSTMFKDTGYRPMTGDYTKIYKKGKDPKSMVTIAYSGEASYNEKEALALEALGQVVTIKVIEKLREDESGIYGGGARGGMSKVPYGTYNFSISFPCGPENAEKLTKSALVELQKLIDKGPEQKDLDKYKEGEYNDNKTNMRDNGYWMNSLTKNQLDGSDKYEILNYQEKVKALTVKDVQDVAKKYLSKGRIVATLMPEDGWENAKKEETKPVAVGAGN
- a CDS encoding DUF3109 family protein, which produces MIQIDDKLISEEIFSEDFVCNLTKCKGACCVEGDVGAPLDKNELEILDGIFDKIKPYLTKDGIKALEEQGTWTTDPSDGMYVTPMVEDRECAYVTFDEKGITKCGIEKAYEDGAVDWQKPISCHLYPIRVTEYSSFTALNYHEWSVCDDACALGKELHVPVYKFLKTPLIRKYGEEFYAVLSDAADEWKKEYGN